tgtcatcttttatttctccgTCTTCCACCGTTCGTAATGTCGAATTACGCCAttcaaatgcattgaaatttgacagacattatttattttttattatctttccATCGCCCCATTTTGGGCCTTGATCGCTTAAAGATGACCAAGATACCTTTTTAATGGGCTATACCACCTCAAGGTCTAAATTAAcgctttcatatatctaatagagAATTCATCTGGTAGTTGTGGCATATACCATACAATATTTGAACTGAACAGTTTGTTATGATATTTAAGTagcccatttggcggatccaaatatAATAGATGatttgatgacatgttaaaaataggaaaacttgatgattaatactctgatcatgtatgtaggtggttgTACGATtgattttgtaaatggatgaacacaagtaagcttttggagtgatcaagaggtagaaaatatataccattatattcgaatgagttgttcacatgtataaggtTTTCAAATTGTAGTCCTGATGGtgggttaaacatattcataAGTGGTGATCAAGATGAACAAATCAACATCTTGATTCGATACGTGGACGAGCAGATATAGagatcaggtagttagtttactatgattgagtggtccaaactcaaagtggacggtcctAAATCTTTACCTAGTGGTGATTAGTTGATTGAATAGTTGGTTATGGTGAACAAGTGAGAATACTAGAATATATAATGATCTTGTCCTAagaatcaacggtcggatgacttgatctatggataaagattattcccaacggtcaaattcgggttagagaatagatgtaagatTAAGATATGCTAAATTGGTAATATACACACACATAGAcatgcgcgcgcacacacacacacacacacacacacatatatactaaattaaatttcatggtaacactcgagaatttTCAATATTCGGGTTTTGAaatgtttggggtgttacaatctacctcccttaaataaaattttatccccaaaatttaattacttctacCATTTATATTGATTTATtatgtttaatttttcaatgtattcCTCATAATGTAGATATATATGTCTAGTGTGCATATAACTGGCTACATGAAATCAAGACggtacaatctaccctccttaaataaaaatgtcgaccctgagatttatatgtgtatatttattttatctatttaAGTATTAAATTTTATAGTAATTCACACATTATTTTCCCTCACATCcagaatattttaaaatttttaatttttaattttttttaattttttaatttttaatttttcttttttgttcttagTGTTTTAGAGTAACACAAAAAAGCGGTTATAGTATGACTAATATTGATATACTGAACTCTTACTTGGCCAGGGCAGTGAGTTCTTTGGTATCGTCTATTTCGGGTGAGTCTCGAACTTCTGCTAgatcagggcattgagttcattggtaagcatCCGAGATTTGGTATTCAGATCAAACCACTTATAACTTTCTTGAATATGATTCCGTAAGTCCATGGACCCGATTGTTCTCGATCCTTGAGAAATATTATGTACTTTTTTTTTCACCATAGAAGTACCTTAGGTATCATAAAGGATAAGCCTCAATGATCCATAACATGTCGAACCTAAGCTTTAGTGTTATCGTTTATATGAATAGTTGTAAATTCCCAAAATCGTTTTATATTGACAACCTATCACTCCcagaattttaatttctaaaccATATATCTGAATTATCTGAAATTTTAAATCTAAGTCTTTGACTTAGTCTTGAGACTCTAGAAAAACTTTTGAAGTAATATTCCATAGTTTGGTTAGTGTTTCACCCCTGTAAGTTGCAAAACGATTTGCTGTCCAACAGGAATTTTCACAAAAGGTTTCTACTGTTGGATTTTTCTAAACTTTTGTACAGCTCTAATCGAGATGAAATTTTAGATAAAGGTTTCTGGAGACCTAAGTGAGCTACTtgaaaagtttcaaaattttctgatatGTCTACCAGCTGAAACCAACAAAGGGTTTCTACCATGTTGGGTTTTCACCTAAACAACAAAAATTGttaggaaaatttaaaaaatatccaATTCCGATTTGAGAAGCTTGTTTTTCTTGCTTATAACTCCATTTAAGGAAGAATTTCAGTCCATAATAAATTTATTTGGGAGTTTGGAAATTTGTTTTGAACATACCTAAATTCATTCTCTAAATTCCACGTCTAACTTCACAAGTTCAATGGGGAACGTAAATATGGTTTCTAATTCCTTAACTTACTAATTGCATAAGGAAATCACCTAAGTGTAAGTATCTAAGTCATGATCCTATCCGAGTTGTGTAATACTTATGATGGTCCATTCCCTCAGGCTCAATTAATCttattctcatgctctgataccaactgtagcATCCCGAATTTTCGTGGCCCAAGTATATACCCGTGCCCGAGAATTTTGAGTGTTGATAatataaaaattggatgcttcaaaatcacactttgttttttttttttttttaattatttatttttatagataaatcacatccagttacatttacAAAGGTAACTATTCATGATTTATTATTCCATTCGAATAAAAAAcgtacaaataattctttaatgtcttctcaatgggagcttattacattatcaaaggtTGTagcggaaaataaataaaacaattcttagtgttatcttttttcttttctttttttcttttcgaaaGAATCTTCCATAGAATGATTATCGGCCGTATCATTAACCTGTAATTCACCTACAATATCATATGGTTGGagatggtcaatgccctactcatagtgatggttatcctttaagattaacaataattcaagagattcataagaataatgtgagggttctgatacgtctcatactccaccaccacgagtggtatcagtatgtgcaagcaatctacatgaatggatgcctagcatagtgtgtgtgGTCCATCATATGTAGTGgttatcacaatgtggaatatagcTCATAGAAAACCTAGCTCACcctgcatcccatactacggacaTTCGTCGGCGTGTTCAAATTTAAGTTACGATTGACGGTGTAATGTGGGTCAATTGGAAAGTCTAGCTTTAGGaagagttggtaagcctaaaaCGGATAACTTTGCGGCTAAGTaaaagcctaccaaggtggggTTGTCATATTTAacacttggtctatatgatggaAAATTCAAGTCGTTCATACGAAGAGAAATATCATACTACGACTACCTATGACCTTTCTTCATTTGATGgataccaaaatcaatggttaaggggttgatttgtcaattgggccactttcacaatgaTCTAAAGGCTGAAATtcaatgtgtatggttaatttatgataaataggcatggtataaaattttacatgaaacggatcatgaaaactatgtgatctagaattcaagggtataagttaatgacattaagtatttacgattttgtcatcttttatttCTGTGTCTTCCACCGTCTGTAATGTCAGACTACACCAtccaaatgcattgaaatttgacagacattttttatttttcattctctttctatCGCCCTATTTTGGGCCTTTATCGCTTATAGATGaccaagatgcctttttaatgggcTATACCGTTTTGAGGTCTAAATTAATGCTTttatatatctaatgaagaattcagCCGGTAGTTGTGGTATATACCTTACGATCTTCGAACTGAGTAATTCATTCTGATATTTAGGCGGCCCATTTGGCGAATCCAAATATGATGAACGGttagatgatatgttaaaaatagaaaaacttgattaTTAGTACTTTGATCATATATGTAGGTGGTTGTACGGTcggttttgtaaatggatgaataGAAGTAGGCTTTTTGAGTGATCAAGTGGTAGAAAATGTATATCGTTACATTCGAGTGACTTGTTCACAAAAGTTCCTCAAATTGTAGTTCTAATGGTAggttaaacatattcataggtggtgatcAAGATGAACGGATTAACATCTTGATTCGATACGTGTACGAATGGATGTAGagatcaggtagttagtttaccataattgggtggtccaaaatcaaagtggacggtcataaatctttacctagtggtgaatagttgattgaacggttagttatgatgaacaagtgagaatacttggatatataatgatcttgtcttaaaaatcaacggtcgggtgacttgatctatggatgaagattattcccaacggtcaaatTCAGGTTAGAGAATAGACGTAAGGTTAGGATATgctaaattggtgacatacacatgtacatactaaattaaatttcatgagaACACTTGATAATTTTCAATattgcaattttgagaaatattgtaatgatcacactacaagaaagagggtttttagcgacgaaaaacaCCCCAGTAAAATGGAATTGCTGAATGGAAGAATAGAGTGTTCTAAGAAATGGAAAGAGTAACGCTAAATGGTATGAAAGCGCCTAAATATATATGGGATGAAGCTGTGAATATTGCTTGCTATCTAATTAATTGTGTTTATATTAAAggtggaaaaaataaaatagtatatGAAATGTAGTTTAAGAAAAAGCGTAGTGTAAAATAATTTTGTACTTTCAGAAGCAAGTGTTACATTTTATGTgactgtgaaaatttgaaaaattttgatATAAAAAGTGATTAAGGAATATTCTTAGGATATGCGTTAAATAGTCGTGCATatcatgttcaaaacaaaagaaTTAGGGTAATTCAAGAAACGATAATGTTGTAATTAATGATCATTCGATCAATCCCAAATTTCACCAAGATAATGGTGATAGTGATATCACTCTGATTACTCAAATCAACCACCATCCAAAACAAATACTATTGATTTAAGTTTGGTAAAAGACCATCCAACCAATCAAATTTTTGGTCTCCTCTTTCTATTGTTCAGACCAGAAGGTAATTGGAAAATATTTGCAATCATGTATGCTTTACTTCAAAAATTGATTCGGCAAACATAAATGAAGCACTGtttgatgaaagttggattttggCAATGAAGGATGAACTGAATCaaattgtaagaaatgatgtgtggtatcttATTCCTATATCATCTGATAAACATGTTAATGGAACtaattgaatttttaaaaataaatcagatgaacttggaaatattatCAGAAACAAGGCACGACTGGTTGTGCAAGGTTAaactcaaatagaaggtattaattatgatgaaacctttgcacatgttgctcaccttgaatctatcagactatttatttttgttctttattataaaatttttaaaacatatcaagtggatgttaagagtgcatttcTCAACGGTGACTTGAATGGGGAAGTATATGTTAAACGACCTAAGTGTTTTGAAGATCTTAAATTTACCGATCATGTGTTTTATCTTAAGAAAGCCttgtatggtttgaaacaagcccacgagcatggtatgaaaagttaactaaatttttacttagctATAACTTTCGGATGGAGAGAAttaataaaactctgtttgttaaacaATCCAATGATGATATtttgattgttcaaatatatgttgatgatattattaatGGATCTATATGTGCTAATCTATAATTTAAGTTTACAGAACTTATGAAGTCTGAATTGGAAATAAATATGGTTATAAAGCTAACATATTTTCTTGGACTTCAAGTTAAGCAGCTCGAAGATGGAATTTTTATCACCCAAACCAAGTATGCACATAATTTAGTTAAAACATTTGGATTTGAAAGTGGTAGAAATTTCAatattcctatgagtacaacactcAGATTATTCAAgcatgaatcaggtaaaagtgttgatTTTTGTCTTTATCAAAGCATGATTGGTAGCTTGCTTTATTTAACTACCAGTAGACCAGATGTATCATTTAGCGTTGGTATTTGtgtaagatatcaatctgatcctaaagaatctcatctgtCGGTTGTTAAACATATAATTAGATATATTGCAAGCACTACTAATCTTGGTTTATAGTATCCGCAGATACATCTATTCAAATAGCAGGATATACTTATGCAGGTCGGGCAAGAAACACTGATGACaaaaaatctactagtggtggatgtttctacattaAAAATTGTCTCATCTCTtggataaacaaaaagaaaaactcagTATCCTTATATACTACAGAAGCGGAATATATTGCTACAAGAAATTCTTTTACTCCGCTaatgtggataaaccaaatgctGGCTGATTATGACATAATTCAAGATACAATGAATTTGTATTATGATAATGCTGGtctaattaatatatctaaaaatcctatccaacactatcgtacaaaacatattgacatcAAATATCATTATATACGAGAGTTAGTTGAAGAAAAGACAATTatgctggaatacattcaaaaTGAAAAGCAGTTTACAAATATTCTAACTAATCCACTCGACAgtgttaaaatttaaattttaggcaGAATATTGGCTTGTGTTTTGTATAATTATCTTCTTAAaactaatatatttttttctttatctttattttagattttaaaagaaaaaaaataaagaatttttttttttttttaaacttccaTTGTTTATCCAAGAGCCGGTAACAAAACTGATGTTACTCCGTTCATAGTTTGTATCCTTCATGCGATAACTACTAGAGTCAAACAAATTCTTCCGACTCTCATTTGTTACTCCATCATTCATTATCGGATGCACCTAAAGCATGGTTCTTTTCTATTCGGTTAGCTCATGACATCTCCCCCGTTATCTTTCCATGTCCAAATTCCTTCCATTGAGGCACCAAAATCTAAGCTTCCTTTTAACTATTCAAATTTATATATGATGAAATTAACTCATTTACCTTAGTAACAAGGCATACATGGAGATaggcaggaagaggaagaagatgttaacatggatgacattttcaACGAACTGGAAGAAGATTTGGCTAAAGATGAGGATGATTTTGATTATCATCATTCTAATTTTGATGAGAGATTATCTTCTTTAGAGCATAGGATGGATGTGTTGCATGTTTCTCAGGAAGCTCTGGCTTTAAATCAAAAGCTTAacatgaagtacatgaaaaagtactttcatcgtcTGAGCAAGAGCTTAAAGAATATTGAtcttgagatgaaagatctgtcTTCTTCTGAATTTGAATGATTTTATTCTCTTAGGTTTCTGACTTAGAtgtttttctttatatttttagaCTTATGATCATATATTGACCTGAAATACTTGTTTAATATTTGAACCTTGATACGATTAAtgtttaatttttaatatttgaTTCTATTATATTTGATCATATTTCTACTTCTTATGTGTTTCTAATATGTTTTCATCTTCCTTACAAGATtgtatttaatatattttttaggCAGAGCAAAGGGAGCAAATAACATATTCTTCAAGAAATCTTGTGCTAAATGTTCCTAAATATTCATGATTTGATTCAAACTCTTCAGTATTCTGATTCTAGTTGTCGAGTCTATGTAATCATTAAGTATTTGTAATGTGATGAGTGTGATGAATGTGGAATGTGATGAATATATAATACGTTATATTTTGTTACGAAATTGACAAATGGAGAGATTGCAAGCGCTAATGTTTTAAGCACACAAGTAGTTGTCAAAATTTGTAGACAAATTGTATAAGGTATGGACCTTCAGCATACCTCATCTCTCTTCAATCAAGACTAGAGCGTGACTCAACATCTTAAGATTAGAAGGCTTGGAAAGATTTCAATAGAAGAATCATTTGTATGTCAACATAAAGGTAAAAGATGACCTTAGAAAAGACTCTAGGAAAAAGTGCATCTTTATGGTTTTCCAAGATTTAAATTGTCAATTTTACTAGAAAAATTAAGGGTGTTCGGCCAACCCAACCATTCCTTCGACCAACTGAACCAGCTTGTTTCAGCCTGAGAGTGACTCAGGTTAAGTTTACAATGAtgcaaaatttcatattttacgAATTCTTAGGCCAGTCGAACCCTGTCTCTGACTAGTCGAAGCTATCTCCAGCCAGTCGAAGTTTGGCTTAGGCCAGCATAAGTTTGAATAAAATCAAATAGACGTTAGAACAATATCGAAAAACTCCGGCCAGCCGAAGGGATTCTTAAGTTGACCGAATATCTatatctttggctataaatagagatcATTTCCTATTATTTTAAAACACGAAAAAAATAGAGGAAACTCCTAGAAACgagagaaagaaatcatattctttttaagTTATTTGCATTAGCATTCTTATATTACTTTTGTAACTTATTTAATTCTCTTCTCAACTAGTGATAAATTCAATTGGAGAGTGCTCTATACTTGAGTTTACAGGATTAAATATGCAGCTTTTAAGGTTTTattctttgaaaaatcatatctccttaGATCCTTCTTGGTTATGCATACATTAGTTCATCTTTATCTAAGAAAATGGATTGCTGCATGTACTAAAGCAAAGGCTTCATCGATATATTCGCTTCGGCTTAACGTCTTTAAGAATATAAGTTCTTAATTTTAGTAAATTATTTTCAGTTTGGGTTTGTTGATATTGCCCGAAAATCTCATCGGGCTGAGGAGTGataagcccgtgaaaatcacttgAGGTTTTGTTGTGATAAGGATATAAAAGTTACAAAAAATATAAGAGGCTATTAAAGTTATCCTGTGAAAACTTTGAAAATAGttaaaagccaaaattacgtggaATAATAATtttaggagtagagtaggtgtgtgTTAAACATCGAACCAATATAACTCAGTATATTGTGTTGATTGATAATCTTATTTGAATTTTTATCATCTTGAAATATTGATATCAAAgacatcgtgaaataaggttgtcctacttaagattttaggttaaggttgtcgTACGACTCAATTGAAATCAACATTTCAAAATCTATTGATGTTGTGAATTTATTTTCTACAATTGATTATCAAAAATTGgttaagtcctattcacccccatctaggacatctatagctcaacTTACAATTCTTTATTTATATTTCCGTTCTCGAATGGTATCAGAGTAAGGTTCGGACGTGATAAGACTTAGCCCTATCATATCCAAAATCTCTCCTTTGTCACTATCCTTTGTTTGAATTTAAATGCAAATTAgaacccaaatatatatatatatatatatatatatatatatatatagagagagagagagagagagagagagagagagagagagagagagagagagagagagagtagactcACCGGACTTGAATAGACATTTGCGGTGCAGAAGCCTGGTataagtgggctccaccgtgatgtttatgtgaaatttaaCTTGACCACCAAGTGCATCATCGCATggtaggcccaaggcccaaatatGACCCCCATTTATGATTCACattggccataccaaggtaaATATTTTGGAGAGTGAGTGTTGTCTGTATATTGTTTCTAATTGTGTCTTCCACCTAAATGATGGATTGGACTGGTTTTTCATCTATAGGTTTAAAATTAGATCAATAACCCACTGGTTGGAATAGATTTCAAAAATACATGACGGTGGACCCACACCAACTATATAATTTAGGTAAAAGACTCTTTTGTGTTTCAGGTTTGTGCATTGAAGCAGTAACCTCCTTTAACATGGTGTGAAGACTCTATGGGGCCCCACTgtaatgaatgtattttatccatgcccttcatacatctctccagctcattttagtgcatgagccaagCATTTTGaatgctcaagtgaaccgcaCCACATAAAACGATGGTGATAgtgacatctaccattgaaaccattctaCCATGCCTAGTTATGTTTATTTGCTCTCCaaactattcatgaggtcacgtaaacttggataaaaggaaaacacaaatatcagctttgaaaccagaacttttgtggcaccTACAAAGTTTTCAACAATATGCATTCAATTTTTACTGTTTTCTTtagcgtggtccacttgtggataaaacacatacattatggtgggccctacaagtcTTGAAAGCATGGCAAACGGTGGTGACTGTCTCACTGCACAATCTGCATCCTCATAAATAGAGGTAAAAGATGTAGTTGGAGTACCCTACCTTCATGTATTTTCAAATTAAATACACTCCAACCAGCCCGTCAGTGACTCAATTTTAGactgagggaaaaaaaaaaaaaaaaaaatcagctttattCGTGACTCAGGTGGACCGTGGACCACGAGATTGGAAAGTAGATAGGCAACACTTACCCTCTAAACTGTTTCCCACGGTGTGGCTCACTTCAATCACCAGTAGGGTTGATCTTTAGGCCTTGAGCTAACATTGGATGATGCATGTGATGGTTGAGGTGGATTTCGTGTAAACACTGTGGTGGGTCACTTGAGCTGTCAACCACTAGAGACCGCACTTAAGCTCTTCCCTGTTTGTGCATTCACCCAGGAATATTTCAaggaaaatccataaaaaatcacCAACTAAGCATTGccctcaagtgggcccacaagcACATATGCAACAAAAGGACGGGCCCAAATGTTTTTTCTTCAATTTCTATTAGTGGGGCTCATAGTTTCAAGAGCTCATCCGAAGGTCCTCACCATAGACCGCCAGTACACCCAAAAATCCTACAGATTAGAAGAACCTACAGGTACATTAGTTGAATGTGAACTGCATTTGAATTTTCTCTTCACCGTCTATTGTTGACCATCCCTAGAAGGATGGGGGAATTCTTACAATCTAGGTACTTCTGGTGTAGTTTTTcatccacggtgggtcccacaatacaACTGTTTGGATCAGCAAACCGTGGATTCAGTTGGCTCATAACCTTTCAGACGTCATTGTACGATGATACTTGGGACAAAAGAGGTTTGCGTGTTTGTATTATTTCTTCACTTAACTTCCTAACCATCTCTTTGACATTTGTTTTGTTCAAATGAAAAAGAGTAAGAAGGTGAACTAACAACAAAAAAATACAACCAACCACAGAAATCTGCTTAATAACAAATGCAAAACCAACCAAGCAGAACTCATTTTCTCACCCACACAATAATCTCTTCAGCTACTGTCCACACTATAAAAGACCCAAACCCTTCTCCTCATCATATCTTATTCATACATCTTAACTAGTTTAGTACCTCTTCCAACACTACCATTCATGGCTTCAAAAACTTGCTTCTTCTTATCTGTGCTCATTtttgtgtcactaggctaccacaCATGCCTTGCAGCCCGCCACTTGTTGGACACTCCCGAGCTGTCAGCCCCACCACCAGTGCCGACTATCCCAACCCTGCCGAAACCCACATTGCCAACGTTGCCTCCTTTGCCTGCGGTGCCGACTCTACCTCAGCCAACGTTACCACCATTGCTTAGTGCCCAATTACCGCCTTTGCCAGTCATGCCTACACTCCCAAAAGCAACATTGCCACCATTGCCTGCTACCCAATTGCCGCCTCTGCCTGTCATG
This region of Magnolia sinica isolate HGM2019 chromosome 1, MsV1, whole genome shotgun sequence genomic DNA includes:
- the LOC131245610 gene encoding protein PELPK1-like codes for the protein MASKTCFFLSVLIFVSLGYHTCLAARHLLDTPELSAPPPVPTIPTLPKPTLPTLPPLPAVPTLPQPTLPPLLSAQLPPLPVMPTLPKATLPPLPATQLPPLPVMPSLPKPTLPPLPSITSIPTIPTIPSIPTIPSIPTFPTIPSFSPPPSN